Proteins from one Pseudomonas bijieensis genomic window:
- a CDS encoding LysR family transcriptional regulator, translated as MLRFDDLQLFVRAADLGSLSAAARVMDLSAAVASAALKRIEQHLGARLLARSTRSLRLTAEGEGFLEYARAALSSLDEGRRLLTSGQDQVSGVLQLSAPSDLGRNLLLPWLDAFQREHPGLTVRLLLGDRIADLFKQPVDIALRYGEPEDSSLVALPIAADNRRVLCASPDYLARRGEPHQLEQLAQHNCLLYMLGSRVHDRWGFHDGKREVSLTVSGDRFSDDADVVRRWAVAGAGIAYKSWLDVSTDVLAGRLKILLPHLQCERAPLNLLCAHRAQLSKPINLLRDMLQARCGQLTARFPFSTGAGH; from the coding sequence ATGCTTCGCTTCGATGACTTGCAATTGTTTGTCCGGGCGGCAGACCTGGGCAGCCTCTCGGCTGCGGCCAGGGTCATGGACCTGTCGGCGGCGGTGGCCAGTGCCGCGTTGAAACGCATCGAGCAGCACCTCGGCGCGCGGCTGTTGGCCCGTTCCACCCGTAGCCTGCGCCTGACGGCCGAAGGGGAGGGCTTTCTCGAATATGCCCGTGCCGCGTTGAGCAGTCTCGACGAAGGCCGGCGGTTATTGACCAGCGGCCAGGACCAGGTCAGCGGGGTGTTGCAGTTGTCCGCACCGTCGGACCTGGGACGCAACCTGCTGCTGCCCTGGCTGGATGCGTTCCAGCGCGAGCATCCCGGGCTGACGGTGCGGCTGTTGCTGGGCGATCGCATTGCCGATCTGTTCAAGCAGCCGGTGGACATTGCCTTGCGTTATGGCGAACCGGAAGATTCGAGCCTGGTCGCCCTGCCCATTGCCGCTGATAACCGCCGGGTGTTGTGCGCATCGCCAGACTATCTGGCTCGTCGGGGTGAACCCCATCAACTGGAGCAACTGGCCCAGCACAACTGCCTGTTGTACATGCTGGGCAGCCGGGTCCATGACCGATGGGGCTTTCATGATGGCAAACGGGAGGTGAGCCTCACCGTCAGTGGCGACCGCTTCAGTGACGACGCCGATGTGGTGCGACGCTGGGCGGTGGCGGGTGCCGGGATTGCCTACAAATCGTGGCTGGATGTGTCCACCGACGTGCTGGCCGGGCGCTTGAAAATCCTCTTGCCGCACCTGCAATGCGAACGCGCGCCCCTCAATCTGCTGTGCGCCCATCGGGCGCAATTGAGCAAGCCCATCAACCTTTTGCGGGACATGCTCCAGGCCCGCTGCGGCCAGTTGACGGCCCGATTTCCATTCTCGACAGGGGCCGGCCATTAG
- a CDS encoding zinc-binding alcohol dehydrogenase family protein, translating to MKAIAYYHSLPITDPQSLQDVELPEPVAGPRDLLVEVKAISVNPVDTKVRQNVQPEGGVAKVLGWDVAGVVKAVGSEVTLFKAGDKVFYAGSIARAGGNSELHVVDERIVGHMPKTLGFAEAAALPLTAITAWELLFERLQIQEGQGDQGQSLLIVGAAGGVGSILTQLASQLTGLKVIGTASRALTQDWVRSLGADLVIDHSQPLSKVLKESGQPQVTHVASLTQTDQHLDELVEALAPQGKLALIDDPKALDVTKLKRKSLSLHWEFMYTRSLFETADMLEQHKLLNRVAALIDAGTLKTTVGEHFGTINAENLRRAHALLESGKSKGKIVLEGF from the coding sequence ATGAAAGCCATTGCCTACTACCACTCGTTGCCTATTACCGATCCACAATCGCTCCAGGACGTCGAGCTGCCGGAACCGGTCGCCGGCCCCAGGGACCTGCTGGTAGAGGTCAAGGCCATCTCGGTCAACCCGGTGGACACCAAGGTCCGTCAGAACGTCCAGCCCGAAGGCGGCGTAGCCAAGGTGCTGGGCTGGGACGTGGCCGGCGTGGTCAAGGCGGTGGGCAGCGAGGTCACGCTGTTCAAGGCCGGGGACAAGGTGTTCTACGCCGGCTCCATCGCTCGCGCCGGCGGTAACAGCGAGTTGCACGTGGTGGATGAGCGCATCGTCGGCCACATGCCCAAGACCCTTGGTTTCGCCGAAGCAGCGGCGCTGCCGCTGACGGCGATTACTGCCTGGGAGTTGTTGTTCGAGCGCTTGCAAATCCAGGAAGGCCAGGGCGACCAGGGCCAGAGCCTGTTGATCGTCGGCGCGGCGGGAGGCGTGGGTTCGATCCTGACGCAACTGGCCAGCCAACTCACCGGGTTGAAGGTGATTGGTACCGCGTCCCGCGCGCTGACCCAGGATTGGGTGCGCAGCCTGGGTGCGGACTTGGTGATCGACCATAGCCAGCCACTGAGCAAGGTATTGAAAGAATCGGGTCAGCCCCAGGTGACTCACGTCGCCAGCCTGACCCAGACCGACCAGCATCTGGATGAACTCGTCGAAGCCCTTGCGCCCCAAGGCAAACTGGCGCTGATCGACGATCCCAAGGCACTGGACGTGACCAAGCTCAAGCGCAAGAGCCTGTCGTTGCATTGGGAATTCATGTACACCCGCTCACTGTTCGAGACAGCCGACATGCTTGAACAGCACAAGCTGCTCAACCGCGTGGCCGCCCTGATCGATGCCGGCACGCTGAAGACCACCGTCGGCGAGCATTTCGGCACCATCAACGCCGAGAACCTGCGCCGGGCCCATGCCTTGCTCGAAAGCGGGAAGTCCAAGGGCAAGATTGTGCTCGAAGGCTTCTGA
- a CDS encoding ArsR/SmtB family transcription factor: MEHAPCISQIATLLADPKRSAMMWALMDGTARQADELALLAGLSPSSANAHLGRLSAGGLLKIEARGRKRFFRLAAPEIGAAVEALASATLVSTPRQIPDVFRRRVMPTKAPSAPASLMRARLCDDHLGGTLAAELYQRLLDAGWIEQFEQRVIVTHKGANQLAERGLFIQALAHRNARVACACPDWSERRPHLGGALGAALLQLFMQSGWLSLPNDSRALQVTTLGQQEIHRFARQDTVEMAI; encoded by the coding sequence ATGGAACATGCACCTTGCATCAGCCAGATCGCCACGTTGCTGGCTGACCCCAAGCGCAGCGCAATGATGTGGGCCTTGATGGACGGCACGGCCCGACAGGCCGACGAGTTGGCGTTGCTCGCCGGGTTGTCGCCGTCCTCGGCCAACGCACATCTGGGACGCCTTTCCGCCGGTGGCCTGTTGAAAATCGAAGCCCGGGGCCGCAAGCGGTTTTTCCGTCTGGCAGCGCCTGAAATCGGCGCTGCCGTCGAAGCGCTGGCCAGCGCGACGCTGGTCAGTACGCCACGGCAGATTCCGGACGTGTTCAGGCGCAGGGTCATGCCGACCAAGGCCCCATCGGCCCCCGCTTCGTTGATGCGGGCCAGGCTTTGCGACGACCACCTGGGGGGAACCCTGGCGGCCGAGCTCTACCAACGTCTGCTGGACGCCGGGTGGATCGAGCAGTTCGAACAACGGGTGATCGTCACCCACAAGGGCGCCAATCAACTGGCCGAGCGTGGCCTGTTCATCCAGGCCCTGGCCCATCGCAACGCCCGTGTCGCCTGCGCCTGCCCGGACTGGAGCGAGCGTCGTCCGCACCTGGGGGGCGCGCTGGGCGCGGCCTTGCTGCAACTGTTCATGCAGTCGGGATGGCTGAGCTTGCCCAACGATTCGCGAGCGCTGCAGGTGACGACGCTCGGCCAGCAGGAAATCCACCGGTTCGCCCGGCAGGACACCGTGGAGATGGCGATCTAG